Proteins encoded in a region of the Coffea eugenioides isolate CCC68of chromosome 4, Ceug_1.0, whole genome shotgun sequence genome:
- the LOC113767352 gene encoding LOB domain-containing protein 27 codes for MTLKGGTSQACAACKYQRRRCTADCPLAPYFPADQPKMFQNAHKLFGVSNILKILRELDPSQKLVAMKSIIYQSNIRDKYPVHGCLGIIQQLWYQIQLAEEELQAIHAQLALYRQHQQQEVSTGLSDSISQLHLGMAPPSNALSHFHQDAPQNYDNTVSALPIGSHPNYSSDSANAANYNATYMDSKENNAVNSLWVQQPPYNNSSSNINNSNPMVMQSQLINSQPLIIQQDCGTQDYDEMHPFFDTIDDRQSYIASKEAYESSSESSLKDTTQSVEHVAENELKSAAVCFSLTSVN; via the exons ATGACCCTCAAAGGTGGCACCAGCCAAGCCTGCGCTGCCTGCAAGTATCAGAGGAGGAGGTGCACGGCTGACTGCCCACTCGCGCCATACTTCCCGGCTGATCAGCCTAAGATGTTCCAGAATGCTCACAAGCTTTTTGGCGTGAGCAACATCTTGAAGATTCTGAGAGAGCTAGACCCCAGCCAGAAGTTGGTTGCCATGAAGTCCATCATCTATCAATCAAATATACGCGATAAGTATCCTGTCCACGGATGTTTAGGAATCATACAACAATTGTGGTACCAAATTCAACTAGCCGAGGAGGAACTTCAAGCTATTCATGCACAATTGGCTCTCTATCGACAACATCAGCAACAAGAGGTGTCAACTGGATTGAGTGATTCTATATCGCAATTGCACTTAGGAATGGCGCCTCCAAGCAATGCCCTGTCGCATTTTCACCAGGATGCTCCCCAAAATTATGACAATACCGTATCCGCACTGCCCATTGGATCACACCCCAATTACTCCTCCGATAGTGCCAACGCTGCCAATTACAATGCAACTTACATGGATTCCAAGGAAAACAATGCTGTAAACTCTTTATGGGTTCAACAGCCGCCCTACAACAATAGCAGTAGTAATATTAATAATAGCAATCCAATGGTTATGCAATCCCAGTTGATAAACTCGCAGCCCTTAATAATCCAACAAGATTGTGGCACACAAGATTATGATGAAATGCACCCATTCTTTGATACAATTGATGATAGACAGTCTTATATTGCTTCAAAGGAAGCATATGAGTCGAG CTCTGAATCATCATTGAAGGATACAACACAATCTGTTGAGCATGTAGCTGAGAATGAGTTGAAGAGTGCTGCGGTGTGTTTCAGTCTTACCAGCGTTAATTAA